From Nitrososphaerales archaeon:
AGCATTCCTATCCGTATCTTCTCGTCTAAGGTCATGTCACTGAGGTAGGACGAGTCTCCGATTTAAGATTAGGCATACGCATAACGCATGGGGCTCTGAATTAAACAAATTCCAACGCCGAATAGGTAACCAGCAAGATTTCAGGGCTTTTTGGCAGGTCAGAGGGGCAAAGACCACCAACTCCTAAATACGAACTCCCTCCGAAAGCCACGACTGTCGCGTGGCCAAGAGCCAGGTCGAGAAACATCCCCACCTGCCCGCAAGGGAGATCATAGACAGGATTGTGCTTGGCGGGAGTGACGGCGTAATAGAAGGAGTCGCTGCCACCTCAGCTCTGAACGGGGCCGGGGTCGACTTCAGGACGATCCTGGTGGCTGGGTTCGCGTTCGCAGTGGCGGGAGGGCTCTCGATGTTCTTCAGCAACTACCTCTCGCGCAAGTCGGAGCTGAATTCCCTCAAATTTGACATACAGAGGGAGCGGATGGAGATAGAGACAGAACCAGATGAGGAGAGGAGGGAACTCGAGGACCTGTTGGCGAAGGAGGGATACACCCAGGACGAGATAGGCGTGATCATGAACAGGCTTACGAAGAACAAGGACATGTGGCTCAAGGCGCAACTCCGCCACGAGCTTCACCTCCACACAGAGGAGCTATCCAGCGACCCCTTGGCTCGCTCCGTGCCTATTGGAGTTGCCTACTTCCTGCTCGCTCTGCCGTCACTCGTCCCTTATCTGTTCAGCGTCGGCCGGACCACCGCATTGCTGGCGTCGGTGAGTCTCTCCCTCGTGGCGCTATTCGCAGTCGGGTCGAAGGCCTATACCTTGCGCCACTTCAGCCTCAGGCGAGGGGTCGAATCCGCTGTCGTGGGCGCAGTGGCCGCCTGCCTGTTGTACGGAGTGGGGCTGTTGGTCGGCCGGCTGTGACGAGGTCAGCCGAGTCGTTAATTAGCGGTCAAGTTTCCGAACTACTAATGGCCGAGACAGAGACGACCTTCCCGCAGACAACTGAGCCAGAACAGGGAAGAGGCATTCTGGATGAGCTGGTGAAGCGAAACCGAATCGTCATCTTTGGCCTAGCCTTCGCCATAGAACTTGCAATATACTTCGGAGCTACGGTGATCCCAATCGACCCCGCACAGCAGCAGGAACTGGCCAATCTGCCGAACAGCATCCTCGGGTCAGCTCCAAGCCAGGGCTCGGTCTCAATCTTTGCAGCACTCTTCTCTCACAACCTCGAAGTGGCCCTATTGGAGATGATTCCAGCTGCGGGGGCTGCGGTTTTCTTCATCTCGACTTTCTTAACAGGACAGGTGATTCAGGCGGGCGCCATCTCGAGCAACCTCCCCGGGCCGCTCCTCGGAGTGTTCCTCTTCCTAGTCCCTGATACTCTGGTGGAGCAGTTCGCCTACGCAGTCGCAGTCGCTTCCGGCACGATGCTAATCGTGGCCTGGCGGAGGAGGCAGCTAGTTCGGGAGCTCAGGGTTTTCGCGCTCGAGGCTGGAGTCGTTGCCTTCACCCTCGTCTTGGCTGCTGCTTTGGAGACAGTAGTAATTGTAGATTCACTGGTGGGCTTCGCACTTTGGCTTCCGACGGCGTTGGGCATATTCGCGCTAGTGATGGCCGTAAGGGGTGCATGGAGATTAAGGACTTCACCTACCTGACATTCGACTGCTACGGCACGCTGATCGACTGGAAGGCAGGGATTGTGCGGTCGCTCGAGGAATCGTTCAGGCTTCCCCACACAGACGAGGGCGATTTGATGGAGAGATATGTGGAGGCTGAAAAGGCGCAAGAAGGGGCCTACAAGAGGTACAGGGAGGTGCTGAAGGGGACAGCGCTCAAGCTCGCGCGGGACCTTGGGGCGCCGGCCTCCGAAGAGGCTTCAGCGAAGTTCGCAGCCTCGGTCCCTGAATGGCCGGCGTTCAAGGACACCACAGATTCGCTGAGAGCACTGGGGGAAATGGGATATAAGAGGTACATACTCTCAAACGTCGACGAAGACCTCCTGAGAGAGACGATTCGGAGACACGGGCTGGAAGTGGAAGGCTTCGTGACTGCGGAGGAGGTGAAGTCGTACAAGCCATCATACGGCCACTGGATGAGGTTCTTCGAGAAGACCGGCGCGAACAAGAAGGAGTTGCTTCATGTCGCCCAGAGCCTCTTCCACGATATAGCCCCCACCGGACAGCTCGGCATCGCCTCGGCCTGGGTGAACAGGTACGGAGAGCAGCTCCCGTCTAACGTGGAACCGCTCTTCGTCTGCGAGAGCCTCTCGCAGCTGGTGGGCCTTCTGGATTGATGCGCTCGGCCACCTCTGCGGTGCCAGCGAGAGCTCACCTTCCCGGCGGCACAGGGCAAGAGGGAGTCACGCGCCAATTCTTCCGGCGAGTCTCAAGAAGTCCGACCCCTTCTTTGTTAGTTCGTAGAACACCCTCTCCCTTCCGTTGACTGTCCTGATGCCTGACCTTCTCACGAGGGCGAGGCCTTCGAGCTCGGCCAGATGCTGGTACACGCTCGCAGTCGTCATCGCCCTCTCCTGCTTGAGGCTCTGCCACAACTCATAACCGAAGCGCGGCTTGGCCAAGATGAGATCCATGAGGTGAAGCTTCGTTCGGCCGACCTGCACGGGGGTGAAGATGTCTTCCTTGACGGCCACATGCTTCGAAGCCCTGGCGATCCTCGCTACCGCCCTTGTGTCTTTCAGGCCCGCGCCAGTCACCACGCAAACCACGGTTTCGTCCCTGTCAATGAGTCCGTGCGACCTTGCGGATTCGAGTGCTGCTATCACAGACGCGGATGCGGGTTCCGCGAAGATTCCCTCCGTCTTGGCAAGAAGACCGGTAGCGCGAATGATCTCCCTCGCGGTCGTCTCGATGCCAGACCCGCCCGACTCTCTGATCGCCTCGTCAGCCGCGCTCCTGAAGATGGGCTCGGACTCTTCGAGTTCTGTGAAGGGCACCTTGGCCGCTTCCTCTGATCCGCCGCGTCGCCAAGGTGTCGGGGCAGAGCCTCGGACCTGGACACCGGCCAGTCTGCAAGCGGAGTTGGCAACCAGCCCGCACTCTTTCAGTTGTTTGATTGCGCGCCAGATCATGCTAATGTGACCTCCGGTTCCGACAGGCACCACCAACACGTCTGGTGTCTGCCATCCCAGATCTTGGATGATCTCGAAACCGGTGGTCTTCTCTCCTTCGAGGATGTATGGGTTACCGGCCGTGACTTGTAACGTGCGTCGGTCGTATTCAACCTCCGTCATTGACTTGGCTTCGACCCGGGCGCCGTACGCAATCATCTGGTATAGCTTTCCGCGGTCAGCGTGGAGCTGGATTCTAACCTCAGCTTCGATGCCCGCCTTGGCGCAGTAAGCGGCTAGCGATGCACCCAGGTTCCCTGTTGTCGTGCACGATATCGCCTTGACACCTTTCTGTCCCGCCAGGCTCACGAGGACAGTCGAACCACGATCAATGAAC
This genomic window contains:
- a CDS encoding HAD hydrolase-like protein — its product is MEIKDFTYLTFDCYGTLIDWKAGIVRSLEESFRLPHTDEGDLMERYVEAEKAQEGAYKRYREVLKGTALKLARDLGAPASEEASAKFAASVPEWPAFKDTTDSLRALGEMGYKRYILSNVDEDLLRETIRRHGLEVEGFVTAEEVKSYKPSYGHWMRFFEKTGANKKELLHVAQSLFHDIAPTGQLGIASAWVNRYGEQLPSNVEPLFVCESLSQLVGLLD
- a CDS encoding stage II sporulation protein M gives rise to the protein MAETETTFPQTTEPEQGRGILDELVKRNRIVIFGLAFAIELAIYFGATVIPIDPAQQQELANLPNSILGSAPSQGSVSIFAALFSHNLEVALLEMIPAAGAAVFFISTFLTGQVIQAGAISSNLPGPLLGVFLFLVPDTLVEQFAYAVAVASGTMLIVAWRRRQLVRELRVFALEAGVVAFTLVLAAALETVVIVDSLVGFALWLPTALGIFALVMAVRGAWRLRTSPT
- a CDS encoding VIT1/CCC1 transporter family protein, with product MAKSQVEKHPHLPAREIIDRIVLGGSDGVIEGVAATSALNGAGVDFRTILVAGFAFAVAGGLSMFFSNYLSRKSELNSLKFDIQRERMEIETEPDEERRELEDLLAKEGYTQDEIGVIMNRLTKNKDMWLKAQLRHELHLHTEELSSDPLARSVPIGVAYFLLALPSLVPYLFSVGRTTALLASVSLSLVALFAVGSKAYTLRHFSLRRGVESAVVGAVAACLLYGVGLLVGRL
- a CDS encoding pyridoxal-phosphate dependent enzyme, whose product is MPLLRCVACSELLESEALEPRCPRCRSALLLEGPRVEISRAEIERLPPGVWRYGAFLPELAAGWTVSLGEGGTPLLKAERLGRELGLDHVLLKDETRNPTGSFIDRGSTVLVSLAGQKGVKAISCTTTGNLGASLAAYCAKAGIEAEVRIQLHADRGKLYQMIAYGARVEAKSMTEVEYDRRTLQVTAGNPYILEGEKTTGFEIIQDLGWQTPDVLVVPVGTGGHISMIWRAIKQLKECGLVANSACRLAGVQVRGSAPTPWRRGGSEEAAKVPFTELEESEPIFRSAADEAIRESGGSGIETTAREIIRATGLLAKTEGIFAEPASASVIAALESARSHGLIDRDETVVCVVTGAGLKDTRAVARIARASKHVAVKEDIFTPVQVGRTKLHLMDLILAKPRFGYELWQSLKQERAMTTASVYQHLAELEGLALVRRSGIRTVNGRERVFYELTKKGSDFLRLAGRIGA